Sequence from the Ooceraea biroi isolate clonal line C1 chromosome 2, Obir_v5.4, whole genome shotgun sequence genome:
AGACGGATGAAAATGTATCGTCGCCGATAATCCGTCAGTGATTCCTATACTGTGATTTGTCAACGCGAATGAGTCTTATCgttctcgatcgatcgattcggGTCAAGAGATCGTCGAAAAAGTGCAATATAGATCTCGCGTGTCCGGTTTCCACGATGTCGTCTCCCTTAAGCTCCTAGGTTGGAGCGTATATCGTTGCACGTCTCACGAAGCCCATAAACTTCGATGGGAATCGAGTTTCTTAATAACCTTCCTGCACGAGGTTTCAGCCGACCGCCTCGTAAATAAATCCGAGTCAGAAGAGGAAAACACTGAGGCtaccagcgcgcgcgcgcgtgtgtgttgtGTATGTGTCTGTGTACCGGCAAAATTCCATTCGCGTACACTTTCATTGAAGCGCTCGCAGGAAAAGTTTTTCCTACGAAATCGCGCGACCTtcgttttacttttattctcGCCGCGGCTTTCTATGCAAGAGAGCGCCAAGTACTTCCGATAATCGTAATGAAAACTTGACACTCGAGCGTTCTTTTCGCTGCTGCGGAAAATTACGGGGATGATCGCAATGAAAACTCGATATTCTTCTCGTAGTGAATGCGAATTTTGCGGTATTCCgtgtaattatatcttttatagatatttcgaatgtataatttcatttcgtcAAGTAGATTTAAAATCGAGTTCGTACCTTGCTCGttcttattacttattacttaattaatttgtcaCACGATCATGATTAATTCCCGCTGCATAATTTTAAGATTCAAGTCGCGATTCCGAGAAGAGAATAtcttacatttataaattattacgtaacTTTACGTGAAGTGGAGAGAACGCGGTGTCTAGAGTCTCCCTTTTCTGCAGCAAGATTCACGGAAAGATAAATTCGCACTACATATAATACCGATTTGCGCGGAGAAATGTCCCGACATTTCGCGTATGATTAGATTGGTGGAGGAGAAAGAACCAGTCGGTAAACAGCTGGCCGGGCGCCAGCAATGGACGCATAATTCTGCCGAGCCTTCTTTATCGCCGAGCTCCGTAACGGAATAAGGGGAGGGAGGGTATCGTATCAAGATGTGAATTACGTTCTTAAAAGAGCGCGGAATCGGCACGTGACGATGGCTGAGATCGTCGGACGGAAAAGTTTTCCGTAAGCCGAGTGTACGGGATGTCGCGGGGTGATGAGCGCGAGttgcgtgcgtgtgcgagcGGGACGCCACGTCGACCGTAAACTTTTATATTCGCATTCAAATTCTCTTTGGAACGACCCTTAAAGCGAATACACTCACGTACGAAACGCCACCGCATGCCTAGACTAGACGAGCAGTCGTCGGACCGTTAGAAACTAGGTAGTTTGTAGCGCTCGACGAGTCGCAAGGCACCGGTACAACTCTACATGTGACCGTGCACAGAGGAGAAAGTTAATTTTTCGACAATTACATGAAAGTTGTTTGTTCGTTTTAATGTACCGTCACGCTTTATAACATGATGtaatatgcatatgtatgtataattactTTGTTCTGACATACATTTTTAGTACGCCGTGATAGAATACGCTTTTCGTGTGTTTACTTTCCATTTTCtccaatgaaataattgaatgttagcctttttatttttgtttcgaaTGGTATCTAAACTCGAACATTGCATTTTAGCAATAGAACCATCGGATCGCTGAAACTCTGAAGCTGCCGGGGGCACAACATCGCGTCGCACCGAATATTCCTAGTTTTCACCCAATTTCACATTGAAATGAAAAACCATTTTTTGATGCAAGAAAACAAACGAATGCccgaagaaaaatatgttgttaacatgaatttgtatttttaaacagaacaaaaataatcttgtattgtaattaattacgagcaattgatatttattatattccaaATACAAAATGCACCACGCTcgactaataaaaaattgattttttctaaAAGCAAGATTTTTTATCTagcaaatgtaattaaaaattgaagaacGTTATGCTTCTACTGCGAGCAGTTTTAGTCCTATCGAGACGTCTGGAAATAAAACTACATTACTAAAACTGAccaaataaaaagtaaatcaaATTGCTTCGTTTCACGAATAGAAAATCATCCACGCATCAACTGTCCCAATCCTGCAAATAGAGTATTTTTTCGAGAGTAAAGAGAGGCTGAGATAGAAACGACAGCAGGGAGACTAGTATACCTATTCGCgatttaaaacttttgtcGATTGTTTTCTATCATGCGGAAAATAGTCTGCGTTCAAAGGGCGAAATTAAAACCTGAGCGAAAGTACTACAGTATTCAATAAGCGGTACAAGCCCTTTAGTACAGCGTACTGTTCGCCATTTCTTTCACAATACGAGATCTTTGATCaaagttgatttttctttaataaaaatttgacaagGTATGTTTTTGCAAAcattcaattttcaatattcaactAACATGTAACTGAATTAAGTACAATtctgttaaaagaaaaaacgtcATTTAAGAACAGTTGTTTTAGACATCATAGATCAGAagacataaaatttttcattttaaaaacgtttataacacgacaaatattattacatctatACTTTTATTCGATAATTCTAAAACGGCTTTACATTACGAAATTACGAATACTTCaacatttatgatataatattgtacaacACTTAATATTCACAagtagtaatattataattaatattaatcaataatatGATTGTTACAACATTATAAATCATTCATCAAGCATCAAATATCAACAAAATGTACTTTATGCAATATTACACAGTGCAGTTTAAATAATACGTATTATGGCGGatgataaaactttgatgAGATTGACGATAATTACGATAATATGGacgaaaaatttaaacaatttttttttaatactgcAAAatccataaaaataattaacttaaaacaatatatatatatatatatatgtatatatatatatcacaatatattttaatccactataattttttttttctacatcAGGCTTGTCCAACCCGCGGCCCAGGACGACTATGAATGCGGCCCAACACAAAATCGTAAACTTACTTAAAACATTccgaagagagaaatatatgcTGCAGGATATtgtaaactattaatatgtacATTGATAGTCACGCTATGAACAAGTTCAATCGTTCGTGCaagtgcaacgcgcgcgcgagctgtTAAAGGTCAGTGCGACGAGACATCCTGCAGCAGCACGTGTCTGCTCCGAAAACACGTGTTTCCCCCTCCCCGCCGCGCATGGAAACATTCACCAGCCTTCCTTCTGTCAGTGCAACGTAGGAGCGCATGTAAATAAAGTGTATACCTGTCTTAACCGTTATAAACACCAATAACGTTGAGAGAAACGGTTTCACTTCTCAAAATTCTGCAATCGCAAGGAacgaaataaattcataaGTCCGCGAGTGCACGCGATGAGTGATCTTATTGGATTACTTATACTGGTGATATTAAGATATTACAAGGATTCTTctagaatattaatatcatgaaGGAACGATAAAATTTCTAACAGCCTTAATGCGGCCAAGCCGCATGGAGGACCGCGCAACGTATGATAGAGAGAGACAGCACGAACACGTGCGTACGCACGCGACAAATACCCTGACGACTGACGGCTGAATTGAAGTGAAACCGTCGTGTTTAATCAAACGTTACCCTTCGACAAGCTGAAAAATTCATCGGAAACGAGAAAACGAGAGCGCGAGTGTGCAATTTACGGGCGGAACATTGAGCGAACAAGTCGGACTTTTAAAACACCGTGTTTACGGGATACATTGACGTGTGTACAAAAGGCGAGCGGCAAACATCACCACCATCATCGCTGCAGAGAGCGAAAGGGCGAAGAGAGGTTAGAATCGGTCCCCTCGCGGATACTCATGGACGGTACTTACCTCATGCGCTCGGGGATGCTGGTGATCGCAGGATCGTTGCTCGAACATGCCACTCACGAGACTCGGCACAGCGCACACGACGAGCAGAACGACGAGCGGCGACACGCCGGTGCCGCGGCGCATCTTCAGCCGCACTCGGACCGCCATCACAGACGACACTCGCGCTTGCAATGCATGACACATACTGAGCGCGCCCGCCGACGCCGCGCATTTATATAGCTggcgcggcgacggcggcggcaggCAGCGCCGCGCGGCTCACGTTCGATAGCCGGAGCGCGACGGCAGAGGCGGCACtccaacgacgacgaccaccACGACGACGCTGTCGCTGGGATAAATCCCTCGTCGTAAGGAACCTGCGAAAGAAATCGAAGGGGCTGTTGTACGGTGTGCTCTGAGGAGGAAGCTTAGATTTAATGCAATACGAGCACTCTCGCCCGTTGACCCCAACGAATAAAAACGGGCAAACATCTTGTTATTTATCGAAATAAGGATTGAGAAAAATCTGATCAAGGATAttgaagtattttttattcttgaaaacaaaatcttatttttaaagcaaaagtaaaatgtacatttttgTACACTGTATAGTACACCTTTACGTGATccagatatacatatacacatatgtcCCGATGATAAAGATTAATAAGAGAatcttatataaaacaaaGCAAAATTGACATTCAAGATATATTCTATTCCATACTTTTACtttaaaagagaatattattacttttatcttttagtaacagtttatcaaaatattcatacAATTCTTTTCGCATCGGATATGCTAATTTAATATCcgataatatattaaagcTATAAACGcagatatcaaaattaatttgagaaatataagAGCAATATTACAATTACTTAAAGTAAAAACAGTGTACAACTgctaagaaataaaatatttataatttattctatattaagttttttctctctctatgtAGTTATAAAATCATAACGCAAAGAAATCATTTTAGTAACTAATATagcattaattaatctaaaattgattggaattaatttaaattttatacttcAATACATTCAGGTTTTAGTTCAccaatattgtattatttacgATAACCAGAGCAAGTGATACTATCTTGATGTGACAACTAACTTCATTTCTGTGCTATTGTGATTGAGAGAGATCGAGATTTATATCAGTTACCTATCACATTtgacattttttattcaaaataccAAAACCTGGAAAAAGCTTTTTTGAAGTTTGATAAcccatatatatatttataatattcgataaaagtgatttattaaattgtaataagcttttttattgcttaaaaatatttgatacatgtctactaataacataaaaataaaatagaaatagaaatttaattcaaaactTTCTCTTATAATggactttataaaaatacattaaattaatataaaacaaatgcgttctacCTTAATAAAGATGACCAATTTGGTATAATATTCTCTATGACTTTATGATTatcagaaataatataaaattaataagtattGTAACAAACGTAAAcgtaaaaaagaatttatcaaACTATAATTATCGAGTTTGCGTTTTGCCAGTAGAATGCAGTAGCTCTTCTTCTGGAGCAAGGAATACGATTATTATGGTCTGATTGTCACAAGATTGTTGCAAAACAAATCCTGGCAAACAAGTAAAGGAAGAGCAACATTGAAATCGCTGATGCAATTGATGCAATCGTGATTCACCATCGCGGACAAAGTGGAAATGTGCTGAATACGCGGTTCGAGTAGAATATACGAAATAAACAAAGATTCGCAaaagttatacatattattgaCAAGAATtgaatattgtatttattcaaTAGCCGACGATACTACATCAGTTATCCTACATTACGAAGTCCGAAGTGAGAAATATATACGAACAATTCTAATTATGTATACCAAAATGACTCTTCGTTAACAAAATCGCTTTAACTGTCGATTTCTATGGGAATATGTGTGCAAGggatatacaaaataaaacaaaatttcataatttattctcGATATTATTGCACagtttgtcaaaatatataatacatgaatattttaatagatctATTCACCCtcttacaattaattacaagcaataattatattgcatcattaaataattaatcaactaTTCATATcttaaaatgcaattattcatgtcttaaaaaataaatattaaattccacttttataaatcttttaagtTTTACAGATTTTAGCGTACCAGCTTTTACTAGCTccgcaatttaaatttatacaatgAGGGCATCGTGTTAAAAATTTGGGATTCACCGATTGTTTTGATCTAAGATGAGACACAACAATATCTGTCAAAGCATCGATGAAAATAGGATGATCATTAGGCGCCGCAGCCCTTCGTATCATCTCGATACCaagctgaaaatattaaacataaaacatTGTTCATATTAAATGTATGATTACAACAGTGTTTAGTGTTTCTTACTTCTTCGGCAAGTTCTTGACAATATTCTATGTCCAATTCATGAAGAGTTTCAATATGTTCATTTACGAATGCAATCGGcaccaaaataaaatttttcttgccTTGCTTAACATAGCCCTTTAATGCATCATCAGTAAAAGGACCCAACCAGGCTGTAGGCCCGAcctaaatacatatattgtaatatacgATGCATCTAATGCAAGAAATGCTCTCGAAAAATTTAACCaaccaaaaaaatattgaaaaaatatttaacaaatgcaCTTATTAAAACGACCTGTGTACCTTTGATTGCCATACTAAGCTGTATggattgcaataatttaacTGTTGCATAACTAAAGCAACTGTTGCTCCAACTTCCGCGGGATAAGAATCCCCTCTATTTACAACCTAAAGTAAAgattatgaaaagaaaaagaatcacAATTATTGTTgagtaattatgaaattaaaattacatttatttaattaatttaatctgaCAACCTGCAGCGGTAAGGAATGAGctgagaataaaattataacatcaTCTCTCTTTGCGCTAGGAAAATGTGCAAGCTCgtctttaattctttcagcAAACGTTTTTACGAGAAGCGGATGTGTAGCCCACCTATCTAttatacttaattttattCCACTTGGCAACTCtctgcaaaaatataattttcatctaCTTTATGTATATTTCCTATTCTatatctcatttatttatatttttctacacaTTATGCAAGCATGAAAACTGAATTCAACTGATGtcgcatatatatttttttgtatagaataaatatataaatgtatggcAATGCCAtacaaataacaaataataaatcataaataagaaatacgaTAAAATCACCTAGATTATTCTATATCAGTTTATGATTATTCCTATCTGTGGCAAAAGTCGATAAAGGATAAAAATAGTCACCTAgtcttgtaataattatatatagcaTTAAAACTAGAACCAGAAGTTGAACAACTATATTGGGGATACTGAGAGAACAGTATAGTATGTTGTACCCCATCGCTGAAAAAAGGAttgatttcaataatttcgtACAGTTTATGCATCACGTTGCAtcgcattaaaaaaattatttgacaaCCGTACTCGTGCATCCTGTCGAGAGTATGATCCGTGAGAGGATCTGCATATCGAAAAGCAACATAATACTTATGAGGTGCGGTTTCGGGCGAAATTTCATCCAACTTTTTGCATAAAAGTTCACCCTGTTTATTGGTCCACTGAAGAATCGGTGATCCGCCACCAATTTCAGAATACTTTTTTTGCACATCTGCGGTACGACGTTTGGCTATCCAAGGACCTAATGTACTACAACATACATCCGTAAAAGACTCCTCTTCTGTATGATATTCATTATGATATCATACATATACAGACAACGAGACTAATAAAACCTTTGAATTGGCAGTTGAATCATATCACGATCAGtcattattcttaataaatattcgtggACTTGGCTAGTATTGGTAGGACCACCCAtgtttaacattaatataccAGTTTTTGGTTTTGTATTGTCTTTATCTGCTGGATTTGCAGCAATGGAAGCATAGCGCCGTGTTACGCTAGAGAATTTCATGTATTGTTGACCTGCACAacatcatattattattatttaatatctacttagccatttaaaacaatttatgtattaatggAAATGTGtgcaaattttaaaataaaaataagactGAGTTATGGCTAGAGATGTAATGTAATGGGTTCGATAACAGAGTTTGATACAGAACACTGTGAATTCTttgttacaattataaatttcataaaatcaaCATGTTTTTAAGATTAAAAGAAAGTGACATTAGTTGCACATTACTTTAAGCAATAAAACAgctttaaactttaattttcaCATAACGCAACTGATAAATTCATGAATATCACATACAGTACAAGAGAacttattatatcattatattgttAGCCTCTTACTATCatcatttaaaattacaaatattttctgtcattctaataaaatgtatgtttaGAAAACAAGGCTCTGTATGTACTTACCACAGCGCAACAAGTTTGTTAACAGATTATTAGTATTCATGTTGAAATAAACAGCACTCGATaatccaaactgaaaattgCGACGTGCGAAGTTATTAGAAGTGCTTATAAACACTTGTGCACTATCACGATGACAGCAGATACCGTTACATTAGAGCAAATCCAGCCTCCGCGATAAGGTTAGGTTCAGTACACGAGTGAGAATATATAATCATCTACAAATAGAGGCGACGTAGGTATGTTGATCAAAGTTTGCAACTCTGTAAACAGTGTTTCCCTAGAtagaatgataataataacgctataaagtatatatttcgtaaataaaaaaatatatatatatttgtcgttAGATTCCttacagaaataaataattagttaCACCGCGGTCAACATAActctaatttataataaataaaaattgcaagaatTCCTATCTAGAGTATAAATTTCCTGTCATTGGCAACTCTGTTTATGCTTAGTATTTTTACAACTAGATAGCGCTGCAGGCACTTGCTGCATTATCCGTGCAATGTGTCCAGAAACGACAAAAAATTTGCGAAACGAAATGCAACTTTCCAAAGACAATCATGCATAGTTAtgtaaaaaacaaagaaactaataaaacaaaatgcaCTTTCCTTCaggcaaaattataatattaaaaatgtttaagttattataaaaatgtttttaaaatcgTTTTCTCATATCctctaattatttatatcttttaaatattaatatagctCATTCTACATACATTTTGCGAAGATCAAGGTCCAATACTGATTTCTACTTGCAATATCAAGCTGAATCGACGTCAATTTACCTTAATTACTATCGAATAAACATGTTTCCATCCACAAGAATTATAGAAACaccatatatgtatattatttaaaggCCACTGCCACCTAGCCATGAAATTTCGAAGCAACGTGTCTACTTTAATCCCACGTTGGGACTTGTCAGACCGGTTCGCAATTAATATCGCACATCAAATTTTCTATATCGAGATTGCTTCGAGTTTGCCTGGTAACAAGACGTTTGAGTAATTTATGATAACGCGGCTAttcaatttacaattaaattcgtgcaaaatagTATCGAGACGGATCTGTTGTGTCGCGACACCTGATCGCATTATTGCTCGTCAATTAGGCACAGGGAACTGCGGTAAAATCATGACAGAGCAAGAAAACGGGGAACTGACACCGTCGGATCTGGGTACTCTTGAATTGTGAGTAACATACTGACCGTGATCGCGCGACGCCCGTTGTGCATCACTCGACACTTTTTTGACGTTTCCGTACTTCTCTTGCAGCTGGGAGAACGCGTACGAGCACGAGCTCGACAACTTCCGCGGGCACGGTGACGTGGGCGAGATATGGTTCGGCGCGGCCAATTCGCGCAAGATCGTACGGTAAGTAAATCGAGAACTGACCACGAACAAACACGCGTTTTACACCGCAGGTAAACAGCACCACCGAAAATCGATGGACTTTCCGCGCGGAAACGTAAACAACCGCGACGCAAACTGATCTGTCGCTCGCGCGTGATTGGTGCCGCCATCTGTGATTGTTCCTTCCAAATTTTCTCGTTGATGGCGCTGTGATCTGCGATGTCCGCTTGATAATATCTAGCTTTTTCTATGTTGCAGATAATtgttatgttaattataataaatgttataacaatagtaacttataatctatattaatctgataattttttctataacggaggagagagaattttatttaaaaaactgaccttcatttatgtaatataacattatatattatgctaTGATAAATGTAGAACTTTACTTACAGAATatgttgtataaatatttcaaatactgTTCAAATATTGTACTATCTTGCTTTTATAGATTAACATTAGAAACGTTCGAAATGGCACAATATGATCCCCtcctaaataataaaagaataaaaatttgattaatggAAATTCTACTGCTTTTTGggaaatattaaagataaattgGAACTAATATAAAactagtaaaaatataaaagttaaaaagttataaacgttattatatatagtgctaaaaatattgcaattagtAAGTCTAATGAGGTCATCTTTTATCTAGGTGGATCGCCACGAAATTGGATTTAAACAAAGAAAGCGATAAGATAATCGACGTAGGATGCGGTAATGCAATGACCTTAGTAGAACTTGCAAAGGAAGGATTCACGAATTTGATGGGAGTGGATTATTCAGAGAAAGCGGTGGATCTGGCACGCATGGTGTTGAATGACAACGATTTGCCAAATGTGAAATTGGAAGTCTGCGATATTCTCGATAATACGCTACCGCACGACTTTAAAGTCGTGCATGACAAAGGCACTTATGACGCTATCAGTTTAAATCCAGAAAATCCGAcggaaaaaagacaaaaatatatagaaaatatatgtcgCATTCTTTTACCGAGAGGATATCTAGTTTTGACTTCCTGTAATTGGACGAAGGAGGAATTGCTGAAACACTTCACAAATCGTTAGTACATTTTATAATGGAATTTTAATACCATtgatttaaatgattaaagaACTCTcttaaatacatatgtattattttatcagagacatatatatttcttgtaaaaaaaagattattatcgTATCATTATCTTTGAAACATGTAGacaaattcaatattattattatgtgtgttatattatgtgtatatgtgtatgtataatattatgtgtGTATGATATAATGCGATTATTGTTCGCAGAGTTCGAATTCCAAAGTCAACTTCCTACGGATACGTTCCAATTTGGAGGGCAGACAGGAAACTCTATAACACAATTGGTCTTTcagaaaaaatgataaaagcaaaaatatattttcatataaattccaaatgaataaaatacttatttggGTTACAAAACTTTCTTTATTGTTACCTTTCAAACACACgaaaacatatacatattttttaaagggTTCAAGGATTTATTTGTGCACAATtacataaaatgatattaaaatggGAATAATAATTAGTTCTACATATTCTTAactatattatcatattacaaattttataaaagatacTTATACTAAATCAAACCTTGCGACAATTCCCTGTGATTGCATTAAATGTACGatagcaaaattaatatattacatactgAGTGCGATTATATATTAGCATTAAGGCATCACTGgcaaaagattatattatatatctttttaaagaaTTCATTTCTACGTATTAAGATATAAGTATATCTAAATAGATGTCTAGAGTGAAgacaaaatttatatgatttaataaACGGATTGAATTATTTCTGAATCTAAGGATTATggattttgaaatatttagaaaattgtatacattttgaaacaaagttatgttaatttataatttatattgttatcatATATTTTGAGCGTTAAATATAACATGATATCTCTGAATAAatcataatacaataaatgcGTTGTGTATTTAGATGagcgtttttattaatatattagtatagtTAAAATGCGAAGCTTAACTATATACATTGCAAACATTATCTATCAAAGCAGTATTACTATATTTTTGGATTTAAATATACTTTCAAATTGGACAATATCGGTCTAATAAGTCTTATTTGAactatgttaatattataattttttaatcttatatttttttcttttacgtccATATTATGATcgttatgaaataaaatataaaaatttaaatatgatatactattaattatgaataggaaattgtaattgtaat
This genomic interval carries:
- the LOC105281726 gene encoding ferrochelatase, mitochondrial isoform X3, with the protein product MHEYGCQIIFLMRCNVMHKLYEIIEINPFFSDGVQHTILFSQYPQYSCSTSGSSFNAIYNYYKTRELPSGIKLSIIDRWATHPLLVKTFAERIKDELAHFPSAKRDDVIILFSAHSLPLQVVNRGDSYPAEVGATVALVMQQLNYCNPYSLVWQSKVGPTAWLGPFTDDALKGYVKQGKKNFILVPIAFVNEHIETLHELDIEYCQELAEELGIEMIRRAAAPNDHPIFIDALTDIVVSHLRSKQSVNPKFLTRCPHCINLNCGASKSWYAKICKT
- the LOC105281726 gene encoding ferrochelatase, mitochondrial isoform X1 yields the protein MHNGRRAITFGLSSAVYFNMNTNNLLTNLLRCGQQYMKFSSVTRRYASIAANPADKDNTKPKTGILMLNMGGPTNTSQVHEYLLRIMTDRDMIQLPIQSTLGPWIAKRRTADVQKKYSEIGGGSPILQWTNKQGELLCKKLDEISPETAPHKYYVAFRYADPLTDHTLDRMHDDGVQHTILFSQYPQYSCSTSGSSFNAIYNYYKTRELPSGIKLSIIDRWATHPLLVKTFAERIKDELAHFPSAKRDDVIILFSAHSLPLQVVNRGDSYPAEVGATVALVMQQLNYCNPYSLVWQSKVGPTAWLGPFTDDALKGYVKQGKKNFILVPIAFVNEHIETLHELDIEYCQELAEELGIEMIRRAAAPNDHPIFIDALTDIVVSHLRSKQSVNPKFLTRCPHCINLNCGASKSWYAKICKT
- the LOC105281728 gene encoding EEF1A lysine methyltransferase 2; this encodes MITRLFNLQLNSCKIVSRRICCVATPDRIIARQLGTGNCGKIMTEQENGELTPSDLGTLEFWENAYEHELDNFRGHGDVGEIWFGAANSRKIVRWIATKLDLNKESDKIIDVGCGNAMTLVELAKEGFTNLMGVDYSEKAVDLARMVLNDNDLPNVKLEVCDILDNTLPHDFKVVHDKGTYDAISLNPENPTEKRQKYIENICRILLPRGYLVLTSCNWTKEELLKHFTNQFEFQSQLPTDTFQFGGQTGNSITQLVFQKK
- the LOC105281726 gene encoding ferrochelatase, mitochondrial isoform X2, which codes for MNTNNLLTNLLRCGQQYMKFSSVTRRYASIAANPADKDNTKPKTGILMLNMGGPTNTSQVHEYLLRIMTDRDMIQLPIQSTLGPWIAKRRTADVQKKYSEIGGGSPILQWTNKQGELLCKKLDEISPETAPHKYYVAFRYADPLTDHTLDRMHEYGCQIIFLMRCNVMHKLYEIIEINPFFSDGVQHTILFSQYPQYSCSTSGSSFNAIYNYYKTRELPSGIKLSIIDRWATHPLLVKTFAERIKDELAHFPSAKRDDVIILFSAHSLPLQVVNRGDSYPAEVGATVALVMQQLNYCNPYSLVWQSKVGPTAWLGPFTDDALKGYVKQGKKNFILVPIAFVNEHIETLHELDIEYCQELAEELGIEMIRRAAAPNDHPIFIDALTDIVVSHLRSKQSVNPKFLTRCPHCINLNCGASKSWYAKICKT